The genomic region GTCCAGCTGCGCTTCCTCACCGATGACCACAACACGGTCTGCAGTGCGGAGGATCTCCGGGTCAACCGCCTTCGGGTGCCCGTCGGACATGTCCGCGCCGACCTCTTCCAGCGAGGCGGCAGATTCCGCGTTGATCGACGTTCCGGGTTCGGTGCCGGCCGAGTGGATTTCAAGCCGCTTCCCCGCGTGCTTTTCCGCCAAAGCAGCAGCCATTTGGGATTTCCCGCCATTGCGGACGCAGACGAACAGGATCTTTGGAGTAGGTGACATCATGCTTCCTTTCTATGCCGGTGAACTCACTGCTGATGCACGTTCGGGCGACAACTGCCGCTCAGGCAGGGTCGGGTCACCGGGGAAGAGCTTCGGGCCGATGCCCCGCATGACGTAGACCAGGCCCACCAAGATCGGGATCTCAATGAGTGGCCCGATCGTACCGGCGAGCGCCTCGGCTGACTCGGCGCCGAATGTTCCGATGGCCACCGCGATAGCCAGCTCGAAGTTATTGCCCGCCGCGGTGAACGCCACTGACGCGGACTGCGCGTACCCCATCCCTGAGATCTTGGACACGATGAGGCCCAGCGTGAACATGCCCACGAAGTAGATCAGCAACGGCACCGCCACTCGGGCCACCGTCCAA from Corynebacterium genitalium ATCC 33030 harbors:
- a CDS encoding low molecular weight phosphatase family protein translates to MSPTPKILFVCVRNGGKSQMAAALAEKHAGKRLEIHSAGTEPGTSINAESAASLEEVGADMSDGHPKAVDPEILRTADRVVVIGEEAQLDLPDDARGTMERWVTDEPSTRGIEGMERMRLVRDDIDAKVRGLIADVLGE